One Maribacter sp. HTCC2170 genomic window, TCATTTGAATTTCAAGGTAGTACATAATTATATATTTTTACCAAAAAATACAAATGCACTTTTTATCCCAAGTTTTAGAAAATTATATTGAAAATAGTTCGGAAAACGAGCCTGAATTATTAAAAAAGCTTTCAAGGGAAACACATTTAAAGGTAATTCAACCCAGAATGATAACCGGGCATTTTCAAGGAAGGGTCTTGAGTCTACTATCAAAAATCATCAACCCCACGAACATATTAGAAATAGGAACCTACACGGGTTATTCAGCTTTGTGTTTGGCCGAAGGATTGAAAAAAAATGGCACACTTCATACAATTGACATTAATGAGGAACTTGCCGATATTCAGCGAAAATATTTTGAAGAGAGTGGATTTGGCCATCAAATAATACAACATGCTGGCGATGCCTTGAAAATTATTCCAGAAATGAACGAGACTTTTAATTTAGTATTTATTGATGCTGAAAAAAGGGAATATCCAGAATATTTTGAAGCAGTAATGGAAAAAACCTCTTCTGGGAGCATAATCTTATCGGACAATGTGCTTTGGTCTGGAAAAGTTGTAGAGCCTCTAAACGAAAAAGACATAGCAACAAAAACACTTTTGGGTTATAATAAAAAGCTCAAGGAAGATTCAAGAGTAGAAACTGTGCTTTTACCGATCAGGGATGGGTTAACCTTAAGTAGGGTACTATAATCCTTTTATAAATGTTGTAGAAACCAAATGCAGACAGTAAGCCCACTATAGCACCAACAATAATATCTACTGGGTAATGTACACCTAAATAGATTCTGCTTAAGGCAAATAGAAGCGGCCATGTGTAAAACACCCAACACCATTTTACTTTTTTTCTTAAGAACAAAACAATCAAAGTTGTAATTGAAAATGAGCTGGCAGCATGCCCTGAGAAGAAACTAAAACTTGATGGATTTTTAAGTACACGAATAATCGAGTTGATCTCAGAATTGTTGTTTGGCCTTAACCGTTCAAAAAACTCTTTGGTCAAATCTGTGGCCACAAGAATAAAGCAAATCAATAAGATTACCGTCAAGGTCTTATAGATTGCCTCTTTTTTAGGGTCTTTCCAAAAAATAAGAAGGAAGAAAAACAAAAACAGGGGAATCCAAGTATAGATATTGGTCACGGTTGACCAAAAAGTATCATACTTTTCTATTCCCAAACTATTTAAATAAATAAAGGTTTCCCTATCCCATTGAAGAATTCTATCGAGCATAGGGCTTAGCTTATTTGCGTTTTATGCTTCCTGTAACGTCCTCTACGTTTTTCTTTACCGCACTAACTCCTTTTTTGAGGTCTTCACCAATCCCAGAACCAATATTATCTTTTACATCATTGATATCTTTTTTAATATCCTCTACCAGACTCGTATCTATTCCCTGCTTCTCAGCGCTTTTCTGTATTTCTTGCTTAATATCCTCTGTTGCATCTTTTAACTGCCTCATACCTTTCCCAAGTCCTTTGGCGATACCTGGAATTTTATCGGCACCAAATACCATGACCACTATGAACATGATGAAAAAAATCTCTCCTCCGCTAATAAATAAGAAAACCATGGAATTCATACGTCAAATATAGTGAAGATTAATTGCTAAATAAAAAAGTCCTGATAGTAGTATCAGGACTTTTTCAATAATTGTTTTGTTTATTACCCTTTGATCTTTTCTTTGAACTTATCAAAGTCGTTTTGCTCTTCTTGTTTTGGCCAAGCATTGTTGGTTGTATCAATATCAGCAGTTTCAGCTTTAGGATCAACAACAATACCTACCAATTCACTCTGTGAAGAAAGAACCAATTTCACTTCAGCATCATTCTTTCTCCAGATTTCTGGAGGATAGGTTATATTTTCCTTTGTGCCATCGGCGTAGGTATATTCAACAATCAATGGCATAGGAATTCCACCTGGCTTATCGTAGGTAACCTCATAAAAGAACTTTGGTTCTTTTACTTCAGCTCTTTCAGCAGCCGTCATATTGTCCATCATAAACTCTTTCAAAGTTTTAGAACTTTCAGAAGGAGCTTTACCTTTCAAATTGGCATCAAACCCTTCGCTATCCTCATCTGCTAAATAAACCAAAGGAGGTAAATCTGCTTCAGTTAGGTTTCTTGCTGCCATATACTCTTGCATCTTTTTACCAGGCTTATCAGAAACATAATATTTCTTGATTCCTTTTACACCTATGTCAACATAATCCGTGGTATAGAACCATCCCCTCCAATACCAATCTAAATCAACGGCAGAAGCATCTTCCATTGTTCTAAAAAAGTCTTCAGGTGTTGGGTGCTTAAATTTCCAACGTTGTGCATATGTCTTGAATGCATGGTCAAACAATTCTTTTCCCATAACAGTTTCTCTAAGAATATTCAAAGCTGTGGCAGGTTTACCATAGGCATTAGGCCCCAATTGGTAAACATTTTCAGGATTGGACATAATTGGTGATAAGGTACTTTGGTCACCGCTCATATAAGGTACAATCTTACTAGGTGCACCTCTTCTTGAAGGGTATGCTTTATTCGGTGATATTGCGTTGGGGTTTGCTTCACCAAACGCCTGTTCAGCCAAATACTGCATGAATGTATCAAGCCCTTCATCCATCCAACCCCATTGGCGCTCATCGGAGTTGACGATCATTGGGAAATAGTTATGACCTACTTCATGGATAATTACACTGATCATACCATATTTAGTACGGTCGGAATAAGAGCCATCTTCATTAGGTCTACCATAGTTCCAGCATATCATTGGGTACTCCATACCTTGGTTCTTTGCATGGACTGAAATTGCTTTTGGATAAGGATAGTCAAAGGTGTGCTTTGAGTATGTCTCAAGTGTTTGAACAACTGCTTTTGTTGAATACTCTTCCCAAAGCGGATTACCTTCTTTCGGATACAATGAAACAGCCATAACATTCTTACTACCTACTTTTACGGCCTGCATGTCCCAAATGAACTTTCTTGAAGTGGCGAAGCCATAATCCCTAACATTTTGTGCTTTGAACTTCCAGGTTTTCTTTTTCTCAGAGAAACCTTTTTCAGCTGCTTCGGCTTCAGCCTGAGTTACGATAATTACAGGCTTGTCATATGACTTTTTTGCCTTCTCATAACGCTTCATCATCTCTTTTGAAAAAACTTCTTTTCTATTCTGAAGCTCTCCAGTGGCATCCAATATATGATCAGCTGGTACGGTAATGTTCACTTCATAATCCCCGAAAGGAAGGGCAAATTCACCACTGCCCCAGAACTGATGGTTTTGCCATCCCTCTACATCATTATAAACAGCCATTCTTGGAAAAAACTGGGCAATAACATAGGAGTTATTCCCATCCTTTTCAAAATGCTCATAACCAGACCTAGCTCTATTAACCGTATGGTTTGGAATATTATACCACCATTTTATGGAAAACGATAGCTGTGCCTTACTTTTCAATGGCTGAGGAATGTTTATACGCATCATCGTCTGATTAATGGTATATGACAATGCCTTTCCAGAAGCGTCTTTTACATATTCAATATTGAAACCTCCTTCAAAAGGCTTACTAAGATACTTGCCTGCAAACCCGCCAGGTTGTTCTGCCAAAGGAACACCGCCACCATCGCGTAAAGGTGATTTACTATCTTTCGCCCTTACATTTTGATCTAATTGTACCCAGAGGAACTCTAAATCATCTGGTGAATTATTGGTATAGGTAATAGTTTCAGTACCATAAATCTTGGCATTCCTATCATCTAATTCGATATTCATTTTATAATCTGCCTGCTGCTGATAGTAATCTGGTCCAGGTGCACCGGATGCAGAGCGATATGTATTGGGAGTAGCAAACTCCTCGTACATTTGTTTAAACTTGCTCTGATTTATGTGACCAGGCTCTTTTTCATTTTGCTCAGCTTCTTGCGCAGATAACACGGTTGCGAACACAAAGAAAACTAAAGCAACGTAGTACTTGATTTTATTCATTTTTATATTTGATTTATTAAAGAACGAAATGTAAAGTTTTTTTAACGATTTGTTAATCGCTCGTTATAATTTTAACATTCCTTTATTATTCTCTTTGATGAGTACAAAGCTTTTTTTCTTGCCCTTTATTTTAAAATGTACAACATTCTGCTGGTCGTCAAAAAGGTCGGTAAGTAGTTCATTTTGAACTTTTATTGATTTTATTTTTTCAATATCAACTTCAGGAATCTCCAGATAGCAGATCATTACATCATTATCATACTTTTTGCCTATAAAATTGTACTGCATTTGATTATCGTTGGCATAAACAAGGAACTTTGTTTTAAGGTATTTCTCAATATAGCTATCAGTCATTTTAGACTCAGCTTCGGTGGCGAGTTGGGTTTTAAAGCCATAGCGTTCCTCCAAAACCTTTTCAATATCATCTATAAATAGTCGGGAAGTAATCTGTATGGCCTTATCCTTCTCGGAATAAGAAATATTAGTGACACTTACATAAAACTTATGTGCCGTGGTAAAGGCAAACAAGGGTAAAAGTAAAAGAAGTAAACTCTTTTTTATAAATTTCATCTTCATCATTTATCTATCAAAATTACGCAATCATTGTGCCAGATCAAAAGTTAATCCAGATTATTGTTCTTTCTATATGTGACGCTCTTTCTTCGCATAAACTCCCAAAAAACCAATCTATCATTTATTTCCAAAGTAGATTGAAAAGTAGAAT contains:
- a CDS encoding O-methyltransferase, giving the protein MHFLSQVLENYIENSSENEPELLKKLSRETHLKVIQPRMITGHFQGRVLSLLSKIINPTNILEIGTYTGYSALCLAEGLKKNGTLHTIDINEELADIQRKYFEESGFGHQIIQHAGDALKIIPEMNETFNLVFIDAEKREYPEYFEAVMEKTSSGSIILSDNVLWSGKVVEPLNEKDIATKTLLGYNKKLKEDSRVETVLLPIRDGLTLSRVL
- a CDS encoding phosphatase PAP2 family protein; the encoded protein is MLDRILQWDRETFIYLNSLGIEKYDTFWSTVTNIYTWIPLFLFFFLLIFWKDPKKEAIYKTLTVILLICFILVATDLTKEFFERLRPNNNSEINSIIRVLKNPSSFSFFSGHAASSFSITTLIVLFLRKKVKWCWVFYTWPLLFALSRIYLGVHYPVDIIVGAIVGLLSAFGFYNIYKRIIVPYLRLTHP
- a CDS encoding DUF6702 family protein — its product is MKFIKKSLLLLLLPLFAFTTAHKFYVSVTNISYSEKDKAIQITSRLFIDDIEKVLEERYGFKTQLATEAESKMTDSYIEKYLKTKFLVYANDNQMQYNFIGKKYDNDVMICYLEIPEVDIEKIKSIKVQNELLTDLFDDQQNVVHFKIKGKKKSFVLIKENNKGMLKL
- a CDS encoding twin-arginine translocase TatA/TatE family subunit, translating into MNSMVFLFISGGEIFFIMFIVVMVFGADKIPGIAKGLGKGMRQLKDATEDIKQEIQKSAEKQGIDTSLVEDIKKDINDVKDNIGSGIGEDLKKGVSAVKKNVEDVTGSIKRK
- a CDS encoding M1 family metallopeptidase, with translation MNKIKYYVALVFFVFATVLSAQEAEQNEKEPGHINQSKFKQMYEEFATPNTYRSASGAPGPDYYQQQADYKMNIELDDRNAKIYGTETITYTNNSPDDLEFLWVQLDQNVRAKDSKSPLRDGGGVPLAEQPGGFAGKYLSKPFEGGFNIEYVKDASGKALSYTINQTMMRINIPQPLKSKAQLSFSIKWWYNIPNHTVNRARSGYEHFEKDGNNSYVIAQFFPRMAVYNDVEGWQNHQFWGSGEFALPFGDYEVNITVPADHILDATGELQNRKEVFSKEMMKRYEKAKKSYDKPVIIVTQAEAEAAEKGFSEKKKTWKFKAQNVRDYGFATSRKFIWDMQAVKVGSKNVMAVSLYPKEGNPLWEEYSTKAVVQTLETYSKHTFDYPYPKAISVHAKNQGMEYPMICWNYGRPNEDGSYSDRTKYGMISVIIHEVGHNYFPMIVNSDERQWGWMDEGLDTFMQYLAEQAFGEANPNAISPNKAYPSRRGAPSKIVPYMSGDQSTLSPIMSNPENVYQLGPNAYGKPATALNILRETVMGKELFDHAFKTYAQRWKFKHPTPEDFFRTMEDASAVDLDWYWRGWFYTTDYVDIGVKGIKKYYVSDKPGKKMQEYMAARNLTEADLPPLVYLADEDSEGFDANLKGKAPSESSKTLKEFMMDNMTAAERAEVKEPKFFYEVTYDKPGGIPMPLIVEYTYADGTKENITYPPEIWRKNDAEVKLVLSSQSELVGIVVDPKAETADIDTTNNAWPKQEEQNDFDKFKEKIKG